In Mytilus edulis chromosome 13, xbMytEdul2.2, whole genome shotgun sequence, a single window of DNA contains:
- the LOC139500667 gene encoding cell death abnormality protein 8-like isoform X1, translated as MYITVSLSNIHGYKLYICSYNQEIMNSMRSCVETMTDILSSGLQETFMDCDRAQYGILQNKILDHNGKYIDIQNCKQDQRVEESNINGQTVNIIGENVPTYTTQSETTTYELCHGVELPIEECRNEEDNITTDPLHEGCSGSLRKVYDVFEDFFLGFWWKSIKSFDPEEYRNMFRAHTLVTAVLCISFFYYDIVSDILLAIQYYNDGNFRAFVFTTAFIALPLFVVNVMNIYLIINRKHCSWEDSKQFFISTGKQIKIKQCIKANKKTKGINAQRKFKVKNENNNVEENESRESDDGNVSGPLAKTFRCLVSFPLLSGTVDRTFTHIYHGIKSRSKSINDEMRKKHYKYSLENNAAETRLKIIEAFMEGTPQLMLQIYFTLTAPVNEDISTQMFRAASMLGSWISVTASVLAYTNAMYDLTVNKVSVVYKFLRFVQTASGIGLRIVLIPIFTVEFGYYVIVIVLSHWLIMVVTLLYRECTRKSTRTKSLRKAVFLSIVSYRSIILIFTSATTAKRHLEAIRGEMLYNVLVYVENLTMFALWISTTLINGLYYNVIIRFIATLEGLRVGSFLIRHLYKCMCATRKLETDL; from the coding sequence ATCATGCGTTGAAACAATGACGGACATATTATCAAGTGGGTTGCAGGAAACCTTTATGGACTGTGACCGTGCACAATATGGAatcttacaaaacaaaatattagaCCATAACGGAAAATATATTGACATCCAGAACTGCAAACAAGACCAGCGTGTAGAAGAGAGCAATATAAACGGGCAGACAGTAAATATCATCGGAGAGAACGTTCCTACATATACAACTCAATCTGAAACAACTACATATGAACTGTGTCATGGTGTAGAATTACCAATTGAAGAGTGTAGAAATGAGGAAGATAACATTACAACTGATCCGCTACACGAAGGTTGTAGCGGGAGTTTAAGAAAAGTGTATGATGTGTTTGAAGACTTCTTTTTAGGTTTTTGGTGGAAATCTATAAAATCGTTCGATCCTGAAGAATATCGGAACATGTTCCGAGCACATACTTTGGTAACAGCAGTACTTTGTATTTCGTTCTTCTATTATGATATAGTGTCCGATATTCTGTTGGCTATACAGTATTACAATGACGGTAATTTTAGAGCTTTTGTATTTACTACAGCGTTTATTGCCCTTCCACTTTTTGTGGTTAACGTTATGAATATCTATCTTATTATAAACAGAAAACATTGTTCGTGGGAGGATTCCAAACAGTTCTTTATATCAACGGGAAAACAAATTAAGATAAAGCAATGTATTAaggcaaacaaaaaaacaaaaggaaTTAACGCACAACGAAAGTTCAaggtaaaaaatgaaaataataatgttGAGGAGAACGAGTCGAGAGAATCCGATGATGGCAATGTTTCTGGACCATTAGCAAAGACGTTCAGATGTCTCGTTTCGTTTCCATTACTCTCCGGTACAGTAGACAGAACATTTACACATATTTATCATGGAATAAAGAGCAGGTCGAAATCCATAAATGATGAGATGCgcaaaaaacattacaaatacaGTTTGGAAAACAATGCAGCCGAAACAAGATTGAAAATTATTGAGGCTTTTATGGAGGGAACCCCGCAGCTAATGCTTCAGATATATTTTACTTTGACAGCACCAGTAAATGAAGATATTAGTACACAAATGTTTCGTGCAGCATCAATGCTCGGATCCTGGATAAGTGTAACAGCTTCAGTTCTAGCTTATACAAACGCAATGTACGATCTTACGGTAAACAAAGTGTCAGTGGTATACAAATTTCTGCGATTTGTCCAAACCGCATCTGGAATTGGATTAAGAATAGTGCTTATTCCAATATTCACTGTAGAATTCGGTTACTATGTAATTGTTATTGTATTATCTCATTGGTTGATTATGGTAGTCACTCTGCTTTACAGGGAATGCACACGTAAATCCACAAGGACAAAAAGTCTAAGGAAAGCCGTTTTTCTTTCCATTGTCAGCTACAgaagtattattttaattttcacgTCTGCAACTACTGCAAAACGCCACCTTGAAGCCATTAGAGGAGAAATGCTGTATAATGTCCTGGTTTATGTGGAAAATTTAACCATGTTTGCTCTTTGGATaagtacaactttgataaatggACTCTATTACAATGTTATCATCAGATTTATAGCAACTTTAGAAGGTTTGAGAGTAGGATCATTTCTAATTAGACActtatacaaatgtatgtgtgCAACACGAAAACTGGAAACTGATCTCTGA
- the LOC139500667 gene encoding XK-related protein 4-like isoform X2, whose protein sequence is MTDILSSGLQETFMDCDRAQYGILQNKILDHNGKYIDIQNCKQDQRVEESNINGQTVNIIGENVPTYTTQSETTTYELCHGVELPIEECRNEEDNITTDPLHEGCSGSLRKVYDVFEDFFLGFWWKSIKSFDPEEYRNMFRAHTLVTAVLCISFFYYDIVSDILLAIQYYNDGNFRAFVFTTAFIALPLFVVNVMNIYLIINRKHCSWEDSKQFFISTGKQIKIKQCIKANKKTKGINAQRKFKVKNENNNVEENESRESDDGNVSGPLAKTFRCLVSFPLLSGTVDRTFTHIYHGIKSRSKSINDEMRKKHYKYSLENNAAETRLKIIEAFMEGTPQLMLQIYFTLTAPVNEDISTQMFRAASMLGSWISVTASVLAYTNAMYDLTVNKVSVVYKFLRFVQTASGIGLRIVLIPIFTVEFGYYVIVIVLSHWLIMVVTLLYRECTRKSTRTKSLRKAVFLSIVSYRSIILIFTSATTAKRHLEAIRGEMLYNVLVYVENLTMFALWISTTLINGLYYNVIIRFIATLEGLRVGSFLIRHLYKCMCATRKLETDL, encoded by the coding sequence ATGACGGACATATTATCAAGTGGGTTGCAGGAAACCTTTATGGACTGTGACCGTGCACAATATGGAatcttacaaaacaaaatattagaCCATAACGGAAAATATATTGACATCCAGAACTGCAAACAAGACCAGCGTGTAGAAGAGAGCAATATAAACGGGCAGACAGTAAATATCATCGGAGAGAACGTTCCTACATATACAACTCAATCTGAAACAACTACATATGAACTGTGTCATGGTGTAGAATTACCAATTGAAGAGTGTAGAAATGAGGAAGATAACATTACAACTGATCCGCTACACGAAGGTTGTAGCGGGAGTTTAAGAAAAGTGTATGATGTGTTTGAAGACTTCTTTTTAGGTTTTTGGTGGAAATCTATAAAATCGTTCGATCCTGAAGAATATCGGAACATGTTCCGAGCACATACTTTGGTAACAGCAGTACTTTGTATTTCGTTCTTCTATTATGATATAGTGTCCGATATTCTGTTGGCTATACAGTATTACAATGACGGTAATTTTAGAGCTTTTGTATTTACTACAGCGTTTATTGCCCTTCCACTTTTTGTGGTTAACGTTATGAATATCTATCTTATTATAAACAGAAAACATTGTTCGTGGGAGGATTCCAAACAGTTCTTTATATCAACGGGAAAACAAATTAAGATAAAGCAATGTATTAaggcaaacaaaaaaacaaaaggaaTTAACGCACAACGAAAGTTCAaggtaaaaaatgaaaataataatgttGAGGAGAACGAGTCGAGAGAATCCGATGATGGCAATGTTTCTGGACCATTAGCAAAGACGTTCAGATGTCTCGTTTCGTTTCCATTACTCTCCGGTACAGTAGACAGAACATTTACACATATTTATCATGGAATAAAGAGCAGGTCGAAATCCATAAATGATGAGATGCgcaaaaaacattacaaatacaGTTTGGAAAACAATGCAGCCGAAACAAGATTGAAAATTATTGAGGCTTTTATGGAGGGAACCCCGCAGCTAATGCTTCAGATATATTTTACTTTGACAGCACCAGTAAATGAAGATATTAGTACACAAATGTTTCGTGCAGCATCAATGCTCGGATCCTGGATAAGTGTAACAGCTTCAGTTCTAGCTTATACAAACGCAATGTACGATCTTACGGTAAACAAAGTGTCAGTGGTATACAAATTTCTGCGATTTGTCCAAACCGCATCTGGAATTGGATTAAGAATAGTGCTTATTCCAATATTCACTGTAGAATTCGGTTACTATGTAATTGTTATTGTATTATCTCATTGGTTGATTATGGTAGTCACTCTGCTTTACAGGGAATGCACACGTAAATCCACAAGGACAAAAAGTCTAAGGAAAGCCGTTTTTCTTTCCATTGTCAGCTACAgaagtattattttaattttcacgTCTGCAACTACTGCAAAACGCCACCTTGAAGCCATTAGAGGAGAAATGCTGTATAATGTCCTGGTTTATGTGGAAAATTTAACCATGTTTGCTCTTTGGATaagtacaactttgataaatggACTCTATTACAATGTTATCATCAGATTTATAGCAACTTTAGAAGGTTTGAGAGTAGGATCATTTCTAATTAGACActtatacaaatgtatgtgtgCAACACGAAAACTGGAAACTGATCTCTGA